A window from Micromonospora profundi encodes these proteins:
- a CDS encoding hemolysin family protein, with product MSPGIALLTSVVLLALNGFFVAAEFALVASKRYRLEQAAASGGRAARAALDGVRELSLMLAGAQLGITLCTLGLGALAEPAIEHLVSPLLHAVGLPDAASHVIALVFALGLVTFLHLVVGEMAPKSWAITDAERSATLLALPFRAFARVSRPVLSVLNAMANAILRLFGVEQQDQLAQVHGPDELRILLEQSREHGLLGAEQHELLTSMLELQGTTVAQVMESFSTMVTVGREDPAERIEQVSRDSGRSRMAVVDADGDVCGLVHVREAVRVVTNGRVATAGELMTPAFTLPATSSVTEAVAAMRARQSQLALVRNGGGPSRPIGFVALEDLLEEVIGEFDDETDTVPRGRRLR from the coding sequence GTGAGCCCCGGCATCGCGCTGCTCACCTCGGTGGTGCTGCTGGCGTTGAACGGGTTCTTCGTCGCCGCCGAGTTCGCCCTGGTGGCAAGCAAGCGGTACCGCCTGGAGCAGGCGGCGGCAAGCGGTGGCCGTGCGGCCCGAGCCGCGCTTGACGGTGTCCGCGAGTTGTCGCTGATGCTGGCCGGGGCGCAGCTGGGCATCACGCTGTGCACCCTGGGGCTTGGCGCGCTGGCCGAGCCGGCCATCGAGCACCTGGTCAGCCCGCTGCTGCACGCTGTGGGTCTGCCGGACGCCGCCAGTCACGTGATCGCCCTGGTCTTCGCGCTCGGGTTGGTCACCTTCCTGCACCTGGTGGTGGGGGAGATGGCGCCGAAGTCGTGGGCCATCACCGACGCGGAGCGTTCGGCGACGCTGCTCGCGTTGCCGTTCCGCGCGTTCGCCCGGGTGTCCCGGCCGGTGCTGTCGGTGCTGAACGCGATGGCCAACGCGATCCTGCGCCTGTTCGGGGTCGAGCAGCAGGATCAGCTTGCCCAGGTGCACGGCCCGGACGAGCTGCGGATCCTGCTGGAGCAGTCCCGCGAACACGGGCTGCTCGGCGCCGAGCAGCACGAGCTGCTCACGAGCATGCTGGAGTTGCAGGGCACGACCGTGGCGCAGGTGATGGAGTCGTTCTCGACAATGGTCACCGTCGGGCGGGAGGACCCGGCCGAGCGGATCGAGCAGGTCAGCCGCGACAGCGGCAGGTCCCGAATGGCGGTGGTGGACGCCGACGGCGACGTCTGCGGCCTGGTGCACGTCCGGGAGGCGGTGCGGGTGGTGACGAACGGCCGTGTCGCCACCGCAGGGGAGTTGATGACGCCCGCGTTCACCCTGCCCGCGACGTCCTCGGTCACCGAGGCGGTGGCTGCCATGCGCGCCCGGCAGTCCCAGCTCGCGCTGGTACGCAACGGTGGTGGGCCGTCCCGCCCGATCGGTTTCGTCGCACTTGAGGACCTGCTGGAGGAGGTCATCGGGGAGTTCGACGACGAGACCGACACGGTGCCGAGGGGACGCCGCCTGCGGTGA
- the mnhG gene encoding monovalent cation/H(+) antiporter subunit G has protein sequence MGVIADWLGAACLVAGAVLALAAGIGVLRFPDALSRMHAATKPQVLGVLLLLLGIALRLRTMPDLGMVLLVAIFQLATAPVAAQMIGRAAYRSGRLDRSLLDADELAERGQGGGQVG, from the coding sequence ATCGGGGTGATCGCCGACTGGCTCGGCGCCGCCTGCCTGGTGGCCGGTGCGGTACTCGCGCTCGCCGCCGGGATCGGCGTGCTGCGCTTCCCGGACGCCCTGTCCCGGATGCACGCCGCCACCAAACCCCAGGTGCTCGGGGTGCTCCTGCTGCTACTCGGCATTGCGCTGCGGCTGCGGACCATGCCGGACCTCGGGATGGTCCTGCTGGTGGCGATCTTCCAGCTGGCCACCGCGCCTGTCGCGGCGCAGATGATCGGACGGGCCGCCTACCGGTCGGGGCGGCTCGACCGGAGCCTGCTCGACGCCGACGAGCTGGCTGAGCGCGGGCAGGGCGGCGGCCAGGTGGGGTGA
- a CDS encoding Na+/H+ antiporter subunit E, giving the protein MTEPTMTSSGSAAAEPRGRFGRWRDQAVALGWLVVVWCLLWGEISWANVVGGLLVGGAVLLFFPLPPVTFGGRLRPWALLVFVGKFVVELVVASIHVARIAMQPGYRPRGAIIAVQLRVPTDLNIALTAEAVTLVPGTLVLEVDRAAATLYLHVLDTHGPADLELARERTLAVEQRIVRAVGSAAELRLVESDPAEKGTTQ; this is encoded by the coding sequence GTGACCGAACCGACCATGACGTCCTCGGGGTCCGCGGCGGCCGAGCCCCGGGGGCGGTTCGGGCGCTGGCGGGACCAGGCGGTGGCCCTGGGCTGGCTGGTGGTCGTCTGGTGTCTGCTGTGGGGCGAGATCAGCTGGGCCAACGTGGTCGGTGGCCTGCTGGTGGGCGGCGCGGTGCTCCTGTTCTTCCCGCTGCCGCCGGTCACCTTCGGCGGCCGGCTGCGGCCCTGGGCGTTGCTGGTGTTCGTGGGCAAGTTCGTCGTGGAGCTTGTCGTCGCGAGTATCCACGTCGCCCGGATCGCCATGCAGCCCGGCTACCGGCCTCGGGGGGCGATCATCGCCGTGCAGCTACGGGTGCCGACGGACCTCAACATCGCTCTCACCGCCGAGGCGGTCACCCTGGTGCCCGGCACTCTGGTCCTGGAGGTGGACCGGGCGGCCGCCACGCTGTACCTGCACGTGCTGGACACCCACGGCCCGGCGGACCTGGAACTCGCGCGGGAGCGCACCCTCGCTGTCGAGCAGCGGATCGTCCGGGCGGTGGGCAGCGCGGCCGAGCTGCGCCTCGTCGAGTCCGATCCCGCCGAGAAGGGAACGACCCAGTGA
- a CDS encoding sporulation protein, producing MRLTGVSRESGWTGLSVQTTLPNPSTRPGLRLPGRVTLAAGPDDVLVRHIRLGLVATVEPNDPEAARRLVQFHQAPIAGRFVVPAGRRRAVDFALPLPWETPVTTFGGVPLLSLRMGLRTEVSVDPDLDQGAMVPVFVHPVPTQQHVFAAMDTLGFSIRQAGLQEGGLPGVEFTLPLHQRWGFWVAPLYAGPITEMEVIFVTNSAGLEVILWMDRRLALAGITHQSISRFRIWHADAGQRDWVATVDGWLRQALNRHAAAAAHADWSARIAGSPHVSRHPDEPIRPGYGLGGTAGGAGIGGGGSGGGDGT from the coding sequence GTGCGGCTGACGGGGGTGTCTCGGGAGTCCGGCTGGACCGGGCTGTCCGTGCAGACCACGCTGCCCAATCCGAGCACCCGTCCGGGGCTGCGCCTGCCCGGACGGGTGACACTCGCCGCCGGTCCTGACGACGTGCTGGTGCGGCACATCCGCCTCGGCCTTGTCGCCACGGTGGAGCCGAACGACCCGGAGGCCGCCCGGCGCCTGGTGCAGTTCCATCAGGCGCCGATCGCCGGGCGGTTCGTCGTACCGGCCGGCCGGCGTCGAGCTGTGGACTTCGCGTTGCCGCTGCCGTGGGAGACGCCGGTGACCACCTTCGGCGGGGTGCCGCTGCTGAGCCTGCGGATGGGGCTGCGGACCGAGGTGTCCGTCGACCCGGACCTCGACCAGGGCGCAATGGTGCCGGTGTTCGTGCATCCGGTGCCCACGCAGCAGCATGTGTTCGCGGCGATGGACACGCTTGGTTTCTCGATCCGCCAGGCCGGGTTGCAGGAGGGCGGGCTGCCCGGTGTGGAGTTCACACTGCCGCTGCACCAGCGGTGGGGTTTCTGGGTGGCTCCGCTCTACGCCGGCCCGATCACCGAGATGGAGGTGATCTTCGTGACCAACTCGGCGGGTCTGGAGGTGATCCTCTGGATGGACCGCCGGCTGGCCCTGGCGGGGATCACCCACCAGAGCATCAGCCGGTTCCGGATCTGGCACGCCGACGCCGGGCAGCGCGACTGGGTGGCGACAGTGGACGGCTGGCTGCGCCAGGCCCTCAACCGGCACGCCGCCGCGGCCGCCCACGCCGACTGGTCGGCCCGGATCGCCGGGTCACCGCATGTCAGCCGCCACCCCGACGAGCCGATCCGTCCCGGCTACGGCCTGGGCGGCACCGCCGGTGGCGCCGGCATCGGCGGCGGCGGTAGCGGTGGGGGCGACGGCACCTGA
- the leuE gene encoding leucine efflux protein LeuE has product MMTGVLGITDIWTYVLGTVAIVLLPGPNSLFVLSTAAKRGVSTGYRAAAGVFVGDTVLMVLAAAGVASLLKAYPPVFLVIKYAGAAYLAYVGLTMLRGAWRRWRDRNDPTTPRLIDAAEPEAMRSPFRKALVISLLNPKAILFFVSFFIQFVDPTYAWPALSFLLLGLIAQAASVLYLTALIFAGTFLATQFRQRRRLAAGGTTAIATLFLAFSLKLATASAG; this is encoded by the coding sequence ATGATGACGGGCGTGCTGGGGATCACCGACATCTGGACGTACGTACTGGGCACCGTGGCAATCGTTCTGCTGCCCGGGCCGAACTCCCTCTTCGTGCTGTCCACCGCCGCCAAGCGGGGCGTCAGCACCGGTTACCGGGCCGCGGCAGGGGTGTTCGTCGGCGACACGGTGCTGATGGTCCTCGCCGCCGCCGGGGTGGCGTCGCTGCTCAAGGCGTACCCACCGGTGTTCCTGGTGATCAAGTACGCCGGTGCCGCGTACCTCGCCTATGTCGGGTTGACGATGCTGCGCGGCGCCTGGCGGCGCTGGCGCGACCGCAACGACCCGACCACGCCGCGGCTCATCGACGCCGCCGAGCCGGAGGCGATGCGCAGCCCGTTCCGCAAGGCGCTGGTGATCAGCCTGCTGAACCCGAAGGCGATCCTGTTCTTCGTCTCGTTCTTCATCCAGTTCGTCGACCCGACCTACGCCTGGCCGGCGCTGTCGTTCCTGCTGCTCGGGCTGATCGCCCAGGCGGCGAGCGTGCTCTACCTGACCGCGTTGATCTTCGCGGGCACCTTCCTGGCCACGCAGTTCCGCCAGCGGCGTCGACTGGCCGCCGGCGGCACCACCGCGATCGCCACGCTGTTCCTCGCCTTCAGCCTCAAGCTGGCCACCGCCAGCGCCGGCTGA
- a CDS encoding bifunctional pyridoxamine 5'-phosphate oxidase family protein/GNAT family N-acetyltransferase, producing the protein MYAPTPRTTASRARDRMSYDSAAAHAVLDEAYDCALGFTVDGQPRVLPTLHVRIGDTLYLHGSTGSRPLLAARGDGLPVCVAVTVLDGLIYGRSQFHHSANYRSVVAHGTARLVTDEQEKTAMLTALVEKVGTGRSNDSRPPSRRELAETAVLALPLREVSVRARTGGVRDEEADLHLPHWAGVLPLRLTAGPPEPDVGVTAPLPAYLRTARTPWHDPVPLHGEHVRLEPLDLAHAEELHTATADDDVWRHLGVARPTSVAGTAEVVTAALLAQQRGERVPWVQRCAVTGAVVGTTSYYEIDPERRSVAIGYTFLGRPWWRTGINTEAKLLLLSRAFDELGAVRVAWHTDIRNVRSQAAIERLGATREGVLRMHRQRADGSWRDTVQYAMTIDEWPNAQASLREKLRRTAPVA; encoded by the coding sequence ATGTACGCACCCACCCCCCGCACCACCGCCAGCCGTGCGCGCGACCGCATGAGCTACGACAGCGCGGCCGCGCACGCCGTGCTCGACGAGGCGTACGACTGTGCGCTCGGGTTCACCGTCGACGGCCAGCCGCGCGTGCTGCCCACCCTGCACGTCCGCATCGGCGACACGCTCTACCTGCACGGCTCGACCGGCAGTCGGCCGCTGCTCGCCGCCCGGGGCGACGGGCTGCCCGTCTGCGTCGCGGTGACAGTGCTCGACGGGCTGATCTACGGCCGCTCCCAGTTCCACCACAGTGCCAACTACCGCTCCGTCGTGGCGCACGGCACCGCCCGGCTCGTCACCGACGAGCAGGAGAAGACCGCGATGCTCACCGCCCTTGTGGAGAAGGTCGGTACGGGCCGTAGCAACGACAGCCGGCCGCCGAGCCGCCGCGAGCTGGCCGAGACCGCCGTGCTGGCGTTGCCGCTGCGGGAGGTCTCCGTACGCGCCCGCACCGGCGGGGTCCGCGACGAGGAGGCCGACCTGCACCTGCCGCACTGGGCCGGTGTGCTGCCGCTGCGGCTGACCGCCGGCCCGCCCGAGCCGGACGTCGGGGTCACGGCCCCGCTGCCGGCGTACCTGCGGACGGCCCGCACACCCTGGCACGACCCGGTGCCGCTGCACGGTGAGCACGTCCGACTGGAGCCGCTGGACCTGGCGCACGCCGAGGAGCTGCACACCGCCACCGCCGACGACGACGTCTGGCGGCACCTCGGCGTGGCCCGGCCCACCTCGGTGGCCGGTACGGCCGAGGTGGTCACCGCCGCCCTGCTCGCCCAGCAGCGGGGCGAGCGGGTGCCCTGGGTGCAACGCTGCGCCGTGACCGGGGCGGTGGTCGGCACCACGTCGTACTACGAGATCGACCCGGAACGGCGGTCTGTGGCGATCGGGTACACGTTCCTCGGCCGGCCGTGGTGGCGTACCGGGATCAACACGGAGGCGAAGCTGTTGCTGCTGAGCCGGGCCTTCGACGAGTTGGGCGCGGTGCGGGTCGCGTGGCACACCGACATCCGCAACGTCCGCTCGCAGGCCGCCATCGAGCGGCTCGGCGCCACCCGCGAGGGAGTGCTGCGCATGCACCGCCAGCGCGCGGACGGCTCCTGGCGGGACACCGTGCAGTACGCGATGACAATCGACGAGTGGCCGAACGCACAGGCCAGCCTGCGAGAAAAACTTCGCCGAACAGCACCGGTGGCGTGA
- a CDS encoding monovalent cation/H+ antiporter complex subunit F, producing MILLLAAVLTALLSVTALLALIRLYRGPTLLDRVIAADMLLATMVGAVGAEAAVNRHATTLPVLVVLSLLGFVGSVALVRFAVRERA from the coding sequence GTGATCCTGCTTCTGGCCGCCGTCCTCACCGCCCTGCTGTCGGTGACCGCGCTGCTCGCGCTGATCCGGCTCTACCGGGGCCCGACGTTGCTGGACCGGGTGATCGCCGCCGACATGCTGCTCGCCACAATGGTCGGCGCGGTGGGCGCGGAGGCGGCGGTCAACCGGCACGCCACCACGCTGCCCGTACTCGTGGTGCTGTCCCTGCTGGGCTTCGTCGGCTCGGTGGCGCTGGTCCGCTTCGCCGTCCGGGAGCGGGCGTGA
- a CDS encoding hemolysin family protein, with protein sequence MLIVVGLLLIIVLTAATGYFVAQEFGYVAVDRGKLRQLADDGDQAAARALTVTSRLSFMLSGAQLGITVTALLVGYVAEPYLGGGLAELLGVAGVSRSVSLPLSVALALVIATVVQMVLGELAPKNLAIARPEVLARALSRSTLIYLAVAGPLIRLFDRASIRLLRRLGIEPIEELPSGATPADLEQIIAESRQEGSLDAEMSTLLDRGLDFRELTAGEAMVPRVDVHTVRAHEPVSRIVELLDTGHSRFPVRGAEGVDDLIGVVGIADVLGVPPGERATTPVSAVAGPPLLVPETLPLPTVLDRLRSGHRQMACVVDEYGGFAGVITLEDIAEELVGPIRDEDDPPDRAPARQDDGSWVVPARWRIDEVADSTGIALPEAPEYDTLSGLVMRELGRVPEVGDRLEISLVPDGADGEDHAGEPRALVEVLAVDRHVADSVRLQLTEPEVTA encoded by the coding sequence GTGTTGATCGTCGTCGGTCTTCTTCTGATCATCGTGCTCACCGCCGCGACAGGCTATTTCGTAGCCCAGGAATTCGGCTACGTCGCCGTGGACCGCGGCAAGTTGCGCCAGCTCGCCGATGACGGCGACCAGGCTGCCGCCCGCGCTCTGACCGTCACCAGCCGGCTCTCCTTCATGCTCTCCGGCGCCCAGCTCGGCATCACCGTCACCGCCCTGCTCGTCGGTTACGTCGCCGAGCCGTACCTCGGCGGTGGCCTCGCCGAGCTGCTCGGCGTGGCCGGTGTCAGCAGGTCGGTGAGCCTGCCGCTGTCGGTGGCGCTGGCACTGGTCATCGCCACCGTCGTGCAGATGGTCCTCGGTGAGCTGGCCCCGAAGAACCTGGCCATCGCCCGGCCCGAGGTGCTGGCCCGGGCGCTGAGCCGGTCCACCCTCATCTACCTGGCCGTCGCCGGGCCGCTGATCCGGCTCTTCGACAGGGCTTCGATCCGTCTGCTCCGCAGGCTCGGCATCGAGCCGATCGAGGAGTTGCCCAGCGGCGCCACACCTGCCGATCTGGAACAGATCATCGCCGAGTCCCGGCAGGAGGGCAGCCTGGACGCCGAGATGTCCACGCTGCTCGACCGGGGGCTCGACTTCCGCGAGCTGACTGCGGGCGAGGCCATGGTGCCGCGGGTCGACGTGCACACCGTACGCGCGCACGAACCGGTGAGCCGTATCGTCGAGTTGCTGGACACCGGCCACTCCCGGTTCCCGGTGCGCGGCGCGGAGGGCGTCGACGACCTGATCGGTGTCGTCGGCATCGCCGACGTGCTCGGCGTACCCCCGGGGGAGCGGGCGACCACGCCGGTGAGCGCGGTCGCCGGTCCGCCGCTGCTGGTGCCCGAGACGTTGCCGCTGCCCACGGTGCTCGACCGGCTGCGGTCCGGGCACCGGCAGATGGCCTGTGTGGTCGACGAGTACGGCGGCTTCGCCGGCGTGATCACCTTGGAGGACATCGCCGAGGAGCTCGTCGGCCCGATCAGGGACGAGGACGACCCACCGGATCGGGCACCCGCCCGGCAGGACGACGGGTCCTGGGTGGTGCCGGCCCGCTGGCGGATCGACGAGGTCGCCGACAGCACCGGCATCGCGCTGCCCGAGGCACCGGAGTACGACACCCTGTCCGGGTTGGTGATGCGGGAGTTGGGCCGGGTGCCGGAGGTCGGTGACCGGCTGGAGATCAGCCTGGTGCCCGACGGCGCGGACGGCGAGGATCACGCCGGGGAGCCGCGGGCTCTGGTCGAGGTGCTGGCAGTGGACCGGCACGTTGCCGATTCGGTGCGGTTGCAGCTGACCGAGCCGGAGGTGACCGCGTGA